The following nucleotide sequence is from Chromobacterium rhizoryzae.
AATAGACAGTGACTCCAGAGCTTTAGCCATCGCGGTGGCTTTGTCTTTGGTTAACGTCGTTCTTGCATCCAGAGTGCTGAGTAGCTCCTGGAAAGAAAGGACTAGCATGCCATCACCAATTTTGGCTTTTAGTTCGTCCAGGGTCTGCTTCGACGCTTCGGGCCACAGCACAGGTGGTAACAGTAGTAGTCCTTCGAGCGCACTTTCGGTCTCAGGGTTTTTACCAAGGTATCGGCTGTAAGCATCCAGTTCTTGAGTGACTGATTCTGTGAGCTCTGTAAGCTGCTTGATTGGCTTTGTCAGCACAGTAACGTCAGGAGTGTCCCCAAAGGTAGCGGTAATGCCTTTATTGCTTAGCGCCATTGATGCCGGCCGATACATACATTTCAGCTTGGTTTTATTTCTAGGCAGGACCATTCCTTCGCCAAACAATTCGGCATAGCGCAGACCAAATAGTTGGTCAAACTGCTTGCTGCAACGTGTTGCTGGGGTACGAAGGCGAATTACAGGAGAGTACATAACCCAGGAGCGAGCCAACGCGGCTGGAACAGGTGCGCCATCAACGGCTGCAGAGCCTAAGGCAAGCCGAATGTATAGGGGGACCTCATAGGATTGAGGGAGGTCGGGAATGGGGGCCCGGTACAGTGGGCTTGGCAAGTCTGCCAGAGAGAGCAGCTCGTATAAATTCCCTGCGTAGCTTCGAAATGACCCAGAACGATTACCGTAGATGCTGAGCAGGCGCCTCAGTTCGTTCGCTATTTGTGGAATTTCAGCTTTGGCTGCCGCACTCTCTTGTGCATCGTTTATCGCCCGGTATTCAAGGCCATAAAAGTAGAGAAAAACAAAACCAATATCGGCATCTGGGTCGCATTTCCCGGATGCAAGCCAATTGAGATAGGCCCGACGGGCCGTTGGTGTTGCCTCTGAATAGCTTGGCCAGTAGTCAAGTTGGCGTTCTTGGTAGTCGCCAGCTGCTGCTACTTTCTTAGCCGGGTCAATCCATGCCGGATTTGATGTATTACGAGGAGGCGTTCCGACATAGAGCAGCCCACCTGGGATGTGAATACCTGCGATATCTACGGATTCTCCCATCGGAATCCAATGGATGCCGGTTAAACCTGCCGGGGGCGGCGGCAGTCGATGCTCGTTATTATCTGAGGTGGAGGTATTGGACCGTACTGAAACAAGATTATCAGCCTTGGGGTGGGTAACGCTGCTTGCCATAGTTGTATCTACAGTAGGCTGCCCTTGAGAAGACTTGGTTACAGCATTGTAGATGTACTTGATGACAACAACCGTTAGCAGAACAGCCACGCCATACCACACCCAAATCGGAATCATAGAAATCGCGGCAATGACAATCCCTATCACAACTACGACACCAAGCGCTACCGACTCGCCAGCCTTAGTGCTGCGCCTTTTTCCTACAAAGATGTTACTGGCCTTCCGACGCCTAGCCATGCAGTCCTCCTGGACCTTTAATATCTATATGTCCTGTAAGTGTGAACTACTAGATGACGAGTTGTCGATATGGTTTCGGGCTCTGTCGGTCGATTTGATTGGCCTAACTCTACATATCTTCGCTATCGGCGCATCGTCATAGTTACAACACCTAACCATTCTGCTTGTTCGCCTTCTTTGCTTCTTTCCTGGCTTCTCGCTCCATTTTGCGTCGCTCGGCACGGTTCGTTGGAGCGCTTGGGTCATACTCGTAGAACGGCGGTCCACCGAAGTTGAAAGGCATGGGAAACTCGGGAATTTTTTGCGCCAGGTACTGCATATCCTCGGCCGGTGTCTGCAATACATCCAACTCCACCATCGTGTCCGCCCACATGGCGGATTCTTCTGGCCCCATGTCTTCAGAAAGGTCGACATACAGAAAGTCTTGGGAGGCGGCTTCCTCGGAGAATGGCTCAGAGGCTATACATACCGCTTCGGTCACATGGTGAAAGCGTAGCTTGATGCCGTGGCAGTACGTGAACAGTAAAGCTGTGCGCATCTCTCGGTAAGTTTGGTAGTCCATATCCGACTGCTTCGGTATGGTCAGGAAAACATACGCGCGAGACATGTTGTCGCCACTCAGGGTCATGCGCGCAAACTTCTCGCCAGGCGTACTCTTCGAGAGCGCAAAGCGGAAATCATTTGCTAGCGCACGCCTGGCTAGTCGGGGCTCTGAGGCAAGAGCGCGTAGGATACGCTCGTGGTCAATGGTCTCCGGTGGTGCTTCAGGGAGTCCAATCGCGGTCCCTGCGCGAACGAAAGACGCTTGGTATTCAATGAGCGCATCCCACATATAGCTGTCTTGGTCAGCCAGGCGCTTGGCCGCTCGTTGGGGGCTTGAGCAGTAGTACCGCCAATGTCCCTCAGGGAGGATGACCGCATTACGTCCTTTCGGTACTTTGGGCAAGGTATGTCGGCCGTTCTCCATCGTGCACATATACGTCGCCAGCAATTCTTCTTCACCGGCAACGTGCATGAAGGCAATATTTGCACCCAAAAAACGTTCCTTGCAGACAAGGTAGTCGACAAGGTCCGGTACTGTATCCAGCTCCTCCAGGAGAGCACCAACCGTCACCTCATCAAGAACGTGAACGAAGCGGCGGCCTTTTAGTGGGAAACCGACTTCGAATGGCTGTTTGTAGTGAGCATCTTCCTCAAGCAGGTTGTTAAACATCACGCTGCCAGTGCTGCCACCACCAAAGTGCCGAGCTGTAGCCTCATGACCTCCGCGCGTGACAGCAATTAGGAAATAGCGGGCTACGGCTGGGTCAGGGAGAGCTACAGGCAACGGGGTCTGACATGATTTATCGACGAAGACGCGGTCCGGGAACCGCCGAAGGAAATTTTCGGCGCCGGCAAGCTGCTTTGCAGACTTCTCGATGGCCCGCTTGTACCAACGTGGCCAAGCTACCTTGATGTCTACGTTTGACTGAAATGCGCAGTGCTTGTCGGAGAACAGCAGCACGTCGGAGCCAAAGACCACCAGTAGGTCTACCAGCTCCTTGCCATCTCCCTTGCCGCCTGACCTTCCTTCATCGCTATAGACGTTTGGATAGCTCCACAAGCTCAGGAACGCTTTGCGAGCGAGCTGGGTCAGGGCGCGTTCCGAGTCGGTCGTACCCTGTGCCTCGGCTGCTTTCTCCCACGCGGTCTTGTTTCTCATTTAGTTCTACGTTTCCTAAATGCATATTTGGTTAAGCGGTCTAGCCAGTCTCAGCCACAAAACGATAAGCATTCATGCATGAAGAGCCGTCAGTACCCAGTACAGAAAAAATAGCCCAATCCCCCAGTACAGCCATTTACGAATTCTCCCCTTCTTGCCTGTGATTTGGGTGTGCCGGACATTCATGGGCATTCTGTGCTGAATGGAACCTGCTGACGGTCTCGATGGAGTTGATACCGGCGTACGCTGCACTCTTGGTTTTTGCTGTGGTTGCCCTGCCGCTGCACTTCTATGTGTAATGGGGCTCTGGGTGGCTTGCTGGCCTTTCAACTTGGCCAGTAGTTGTTGATTCGGGGATGGCAGTGGTTGCTGGATTTTCGGCCGAACTGATGAACTTACTGCCGAAGGAGCATTTCCCCGTAATTGCGAGAGCAATTCGCTGTTATTAACGGTATCTCCCCGTGATACCACTTTGGCATTGTTTGACCTGCCAAGGCGATAAAGCGCTTCTTCTCCGTCCAGCAACAGGATTTGGTTAGGGGCGGAAATGGTTATGCTGATATGTTCATACGGCTGACGAGCGCTCGGTTTGCTACGATAAATAGGGTCAACCAACCCTTTGGTGCTGACCCATCGCCCCTCCCAACTTTTTGTCGGCTTACTGGAGAATTTGCTAAGGGCGGTACTCCAAATAGTGAGTTTTACGCATTGGCCACGCCAGTCAGCAAAATTGATGAATACATAGGGTTTGCCGTGCCGCGTCCTACTCTCACTCACTTCAATAATTCGGCCTACGAGCTCCACCATTTGGCCTATATGCCGCTGAAGCAACATGTAGTCGCCGCCATCCAGAACAGGGTACTGGCTAAGATATGCTGCGCGTGCCCTGACCTGTGAACCCGCTCCCAGGGCGACTACAGTTCTGGGGGTGTACTGCCCGTTGATGAACTCTGCTAAGGATGGGACTTCGCTGTAGCCCCCTTGGCAAATAGCCGCAAAATTTTTAACGTCTCGTTCAAGGCCGGATAGCTTGAAAAGTTGTGTAAACGCCCCTGATGACGGTGGGTCAATGAAGTCGTTGGCTCGGAAAATTATCGAGTCAGATTCACACTGGGTGGCCACCCACAACTGAGGGTGACCCTGTAAGGCGCGCAGAGCCAAATCCAGCAGAATGAATGAAAAGCGGTCCAGTCGACTATCAAAATGCCGAGCATCCCGCTTTGGGTGTTGGAAATTGAGATGCCCCATTTCCGACGAACCTAGTGCCGCAACCTCCGGAACAAACATCCCATCATAGTCAATCAACTGTATGGTTCGACCATCTTTCGACACCATCAGGTTACCGGTCTGAATATCCCCGTGAGCAATCCCCTGCTGTTCCAGATATGTCGCCAGCGACCGCAGGGCCTGCTGCAAATTGGACAGCTTTTGACGGTCTTTGTGGTGGGCTTCAAGGAACTCGCCCAACGTTTCCCCGGAAGCCCAAGCCATTTTTACCAATGGGAAAACAGCGCCATCGACCCTAACGCCCTGTGATTGGTATTCGAAAGTTAAGAAATAAGGAGACGCTAGCGACCTCAACCGTTTCGCTATTGCGGTATAACGCTGCTCAAGTGCAGTGGACTCTTTATGAAAACACCGTACCGCATAACGGTTGCTCGATACGTCTACACGATAGGTGAGCGCAAAGCCCCCGCTGATAACCTCTGGCAGGCTGAGCATATTGGTCGGTATCGAGCCGGAGGCTAAGGACGCATCAATAAAGGCTGTCCTCGGCGATTGCAGTGCTACTTGGTATTGCTCAAGGCTGGGATAACGCATCAGGCTTAAACTTTCACTCCAAATGCCAATCTCACGAGAGTCGTATCATCGACTTTTATCTGTTTCGTCTCGCGAAGTGTCATTACCAGCTGTTTGAATTCCTCTTCTGAACCGATGGTGAGCAGTTGCTGTAATGTGGAATGGTCCTTTACCGACGCTTCTAGCAACCATTTCCCCAGGGCATCAGTCATCAGCAGGACCACTGAGTTGTTATGGAGGGACCAGGTCGTTGAGTGCTGGCTGTAGAACTGGCTGGCTGTTATAAATTCATTGGCGTCGCTACGTGTTGAGAGCAACGTCGGGTCTACATCGAACTGCTCAGCATGGCTGTAGGGAAAGGTTTTTAAGGCAGTGCCATTTTCGACCAGGACGGCCAGGCTATCGCCGACACAGAGGAGTTCCAGCTCCACCCGCTCGGGCTGGAACTCTGCCGCCAGCAAGGTAGCAAAGGCCCCTTGCTCAATACCTGATTGTTGAATCCACGATAGCTGGTCGAAGTCGTAGCTCGCACGGTATTCGCGGATAAGAGCTGTCACCCATTCATGGTTTACCGCCGGAGACTGAAGAAAACGCGCCGTCAGCATGTTCGCCCAGATGCGCGAATCGTATGCTGTGGAGGCCCCATCAGAAACGGCGAACCTGCCTGCCGCCTCATCGATGGCCAGCGCATCTTCGTTCAGCTCTGGCTGTTCCAGTTCTTTGGGAACTGACGCATGGAACTCTACACGTAACATTGAATGCTCTACCGCATTTGCGACGGACGTGTGCCGATGTCAAAGAACTCGACAATCTCAGACGCCTCTGCATTGAACATGAACCCTCGGGATTCATGAGAGACGCTAAACCCTTTGCCTTGGGCATAGCTAACTAGATGCTGGGGCAATTGGCTGGACATTCTGAAGAGCAGCTTGGAGTACTGGTCGGGTAATCCACCCTCCGCAGCGGGGAAACGGATAGGGTTGCCCGCCTGCGCGCTCACATGCAGGTTCAGTAACAACACGTTACCGTCATTGGTCTGAAATTGACGCAAGGTGTCCGCGACTGCTTCTGGGTCGCCATCTGTGGATTCCCCATCGGTCACATGTAAAACCGTCGGAGGGTAGCTATCCGGATTCGCATCACACCAGGCAGCGAGTTCTTCGGCCGCTTGAGTCAACGCGGCGCACATGGGGGTGCCACCATCGGCCTGTGGCTCGAACCAGATAGGAAATTTGACTGTTTGCTCGATGAGGCCGCCCGCCCCGTCATCCATCTTCTTACGGCGCTCTTCTATACGTAACGGGTTGGCGCCGATACTGGAAATTGGATGCAAAATGCTACCACCCAGAGAGCCTTGAAAACCGTTACAGGCGCCCATGCCCCCGTAACCGATAACACCAATTTGGAAGTAGTCGCGAATCCCTTCTGGCTTCGAGCAACGAGTGATGAGGTTCATCAGCGTACGGTTGAGCACATCCGCAACGAATTGAGCTTTAGTTTTGTCGGAAGCAGCCATCAAGTCCCCCATGGAACCTGATTGGTCAACTAAGAACAGAAAAGCGGTCGGTGTACTGCGTTGGATGGAGGCTTGGTATGGCATGGCGGTCCCCTTTTGATAACGCATAATCATTACATTCCAAATTCATGCCCACAAGGCATAAAAATCAAATTTTCATGATATGGTGCGCGGAAAAGAGGGAAGATACGGATTCGAGGGAGCTCACTGTGCGAACGCCTGCATCTGCTCCTAGCTCTACTGTTCTTGAGAACGTCAATGTCAGGCCGGTAAGCCTATTGTCATACAATTGGACAAAGCAGTTGCCGCAATCGGCTTCGATAAGGTTAATCTTTATTCTGTAGCTTACGCTTCTGCGATGCGCGCTGCCGTGGCTTGGCAGCTCGAGTTAGTGTGAGCGGATTGATAGTAGGCACTGGGGCAATGGTTTGCAGCCATGACTCCCGGCCCAGGGTGCGAAGTACCCTGAGCAAGGTATTGACTGATGAACCTTGTCCGCTCTCAAGGTTTCGCAGAGCACGAACGCTTATTCCCGCCCGCGCCGCCAAGGTCTGCTGGTCGATGTTCTTGTTCAGTCGAAGCCTTCTGAGCTTTTCGCCCAGCTCAGCTTCCATTTCTTCTGACGTTAGATTTGCAGCTGCCACAATTGCACTCGCTTGGTTTTTCCGAAGCGCCTTGATTGACCGATAACGTACCAAGCTATCAAACAGCCGCGCCCAGTGCATCGGCCTAACAATAAAACGAGTAGTATGGTTCGCACCACAACAGGCAAGATTTTGCCTATTAAACGGATTTAAGCTGTTTAAAGGCAGAATCTTGCCTGTAATGACGAATAGCCGTATTGCTTTAGACAGGACATGGAATACCACACCCGCCTGGGCAGATAGGTTGCTCCATGTCGGTGTTTTAGGAGTTAGCGCGCTCATCAAGCTTCGGAGCAACGATACGGGGAAACGACTTGTGCTGCGGTTAGATGGCGAAGGAATGATTCACCTCAAGCTCGCTCTTTGGCAAGACACCTCTGTCCGCCGGCGCACACGCGACGAACTATCCATCGGATGAGCTCTCCGCAGCCGTTTCCCATACGTACCAGCCCTTAGCCCATCATGACACTCGCCTGCAAGGATGCAGGCACCAAGGTATCGTGGTCGCGTCGCGGCCGGAGCCGGCGGGGGCGTATCTTATCCAAGGACTCCGCATCAGCAATCAGCAAGTCGTAAAAATCCTCGGCTCGCACATGTGAAGCGTTATCCGCTCGGATACGAAACAGTGGAATGCCAGCCAAGGAAAACAGCTCGTCTTTCAACTGGTCGCGTTCCACCACTTCCGCGGCATCGTGATAGGCCGAATCCAATTCGAACCCGACAACGGGGTCTTCCTCCTGGGTGCACAACAGCACATCGACTTGGGCAGCCCGTACATAGCTACGGTGACGCTCGGATAATCTACAGACCATTCCCTCTACCTCGATGAAATTTCGTAATGGCACGTTGGGGTAGGCTTGCAGATTGGGGAAGTACTGTCGTACCGCCTTGAGAAACTCCCGCTCTTGACGACTGGCGCAAACATTTTTCTTAAATGACATCATGTCACTAACATTCACTACACCGAGGGCGTACTCACTGTGCAGCACGATGCGCCGCATAGGAATGGTATCCGCGGACGCAGGCAGGCCAGAAGGAGCGGTGCGCTTTGAACGGCGGGGAGGCTCATCGGAATATGTCATCAAAGGAGTCGGCAAGGGTGTCCCTACATCTTTGACCACTCGCCAAGCTGCCGGTAGTTGCTGGTTAATACCAACAAGAACTTCATTGTCCACAACGAGGAGCACGTTGCTACGAATAAGCTGCGCAAGGCGCACCAAACAAGGCGCGTCGATACGCCGACTTTGCAGCAGCTCAAGCAGAATCGCAGGCAAAATACGCTGTGTTATATCGCGGATATCGAGAGGACGAGCCTCGGTCCGCAACATGGCCTCAAAGCCATCGAGAAAGCCAGCCAGATTCCGCTCTTCCAGACACGCCCTCAATTCCTGAGCGATGGCATTCATAGTGCGGCCTCCTCGGCAAAATCAATGTCCAAGAACAGGCTTTGCCCTAACGCAAAGGGAAATGCCTGAGGCAGGGTAGCCTGCAACACTTCAGTCCTGAACAGCCGAGGCACTATCCCTACGTACATCACCATGGAATGACTTTCGAGCGTCAGGCGAAACTCCTCTGCATCGCTGGCATACACCAGATAAGGCAAGGGGTCGTCTTGGGTAAGGAAAGTCCCTCCCGCCATTAGCTTTTGCAGCCGCATTCCCGTGCTGAGTTCATCAATCGCTTCGCGCACCTTTTCAAGAATCTCACTGCTCACGCCACGTGGAAGCCGATAGGTCACATGGTCGACCCGAAGCAGCAGAGTGCGCAATAGAACATCATCTTTTGCCAGAGCAAGCTCCGAACGGTTTGGCCGCGCAAACAAGACGTTCGGCTCCTGAAGCTGCAAGCGCTCAATGAGGCCCAATACAAACCCGACCGGTAGCTGGGAATCCATAGGCAATTGCTCGTCAACTTCTGCGCAGTAGCTTTCCCAAGTCAAGCCAGCCTGGTCCAATTCCCGGAGCAACCGGGGCACATCGATACGGTAGCATTCGCTCAGCCCGCCCAAGTCTTTCAGAAGCTTAGCCTTAACCTCAAGATGTGGTATGCCATGTAGAAAGAAGCGACTTGTGGCGTGATAACGTCGAAGCAAGGCGGCAGAGTTGGCCTCGTTAAATTCCTGAATAAGCAGACCCGGGCTGATGTCTTTCGGGCGAATCGTGGATAGTTGCCAAATATATCGGGCCTCGCCGATTATCCAAGCACCATCCTTTAACGTAATCGCCTGTACTCCCTGTTTTTTGGACGCTAGTTTCAACTGTGACCAGCAGGTCAGCTCATCTCCGCGGGCGATTTCATAGCCCGAATCCAACTCGTGGTCCACTTGAAGCAGGACAAGTTCTGAGTTCACCACATCGGCCATGGTCAGGTCTGTACTATTAGCGTGCGACAATCCTGACGACAAGCTCCGACACAATTGGAACACAGCAAGACCATCCAGTATGGCTTTCCCTGGTTCCTCTAGATGTCGGCGCAGCCTCTCCAGCGCACCAGAAGCGTCGGCCAGCCATTCACCATTACTGGTTAAGGTGGTTACCAACAGGAACGGCCAAGTCTGTTCAGAAGCATCTGGCTGCTTGACGTGAACATTAATCGCCATGTGACTGGCGGCAAAACTGAGGCTGAACACGCATGGACCCCGCTGGGCCACCCAATCTTCGCACCAGCTACAGAGTCTGATGGCCAAATCTTGCCAGCGAGCAAAATCTTCGGTTACATCCGCCATGACTACTGTCAATCTGAGCGTGTCATTAGGAACTTGCCGCCGGGCCGTATGCCAGTCTGAGAACCCCTGTAACCGAGAGGCTGCCTCCACTGCTGCTGTGTGCTTAATAGCAACGCCAAATTGCAACAGCTCTTGCTGGAGTCGTCTGGCGAGTTGCTTGGGCCCTTCCAGCGGACTCTGTGCAAGTTTGCGGACGACAATCTGTACGGTCGGCTCCGTCAAGCGGGGATGCTTAGGACCGAGATACGACCATAAAATTTTAGCTTGTTCCTGTTCGGAATTAGAGGCAGAGAAGCCAGGGGCGGCAGTGGTAGAGGAGAAAGCAGTCATGATGAACTCCATAACGGAAAGCTCTTCAGGACGGCACGCGTTATCCGGCTTTCCAAGAGTCATCAAGCCGAGAGAGAGGTATCGCAGGAATTTCGACTGGCTTTGCCGTGCCGGACAAGTCCGGTGCGTGCACTGACGGGCGCCAACTCGCCCACGGTTTGGCTCAACCGCTAACCTATACTAAGTGCATGAAAACCGTGCGTCAATACCTGCTGAGTGTCAGCCATGAGGCATCAAGCTACAAACTGTAGTCTCTCGCATCTAATGCTCCCCGCCCGCACCGCCGGCTAACCATCGATGAACAAATCCTGTTCGTCATCAATCCAAACCAAGTCGTTATCGCGACCAATGGGCTTGGCGAAATCGCTCTCCTGTAAAGGAGCCTGATTGAACTCAGAAATAATGGATTTCACCTTCTGGCGTTCTAGGTGTCTCCGGGCCTGCTCTTTCGGTGTACCAACCGTCTCGACCACAGGAGCCGCCATTGCTGCGTTGCGCTCAACATTGTCTATCTTGGCTTGTGTGACTTTCGAAACCACCGCGGCAGATGCCGCCCTCTCAGCACTAATGGCGGCATTCACGTCCTTGCGAGCGATGAATTTTGCTTCTGCAGACAGGTGATTTCGGTAGTAATTTTGGTATTTTGTTAAAAAACCATACCCGTCCTCGAATATCTTCTTCGTCGACGCTGTAGCTTCAAGCAGCCCAAGTCCTTGACCTGTCAACTCCCATAACAAGACAAAGGGAGCATTTGGAATCTCGTAAGTTTGTATTTCACAAGAGGCCTCATTGTGCATTGCTTCAGAAGTACGCGCATAGAGCTGAAGTTCTGCCGAGGTATATTTTCTACCATCGATTGAAACAATTCCATTCGGAGCTTTCTTTTTTCGAGGAATACAAAGTCTTCTAAAAACATCTTCTGGAGCCAAATCCCACTGGGCATCACCACGCCTACGGTTTTTGTTGTAACGATATATCTCAGCTGGGCAAGCGGCAATGTTGTTCTTCATCATATCCGACGTCAAAAGATGTCTTGCATCGGTCTCCAGATTACGCCTACTAATTGCCTTAAGCAGGGCTTGCATGAATTCCTCCAAGGAAACTGCTCCCTTCTTGGCATTCTTTTGTCTTTTCCTATCCTCATCCTTATCGCCAGTTTTGAATGTAGAGCCAGACAAATTACTCAGCTCCTCTTGGAAGTACTTCATCACCTGCTCAGCGTGCCCTTTGGATGGAGGGCTACCCGGTGGAGCCATTTTTGCAGCCACTCGCAACCCATCAACAAGCGACGTTTGTGCCCTCAATGATACTCCGGGCCCCCGGTCAATAAATAAATCAGTGGCACATCCATAAACCATGCCGGCCAGATATGGCACACCCCACCGATGAAGCTCACGAGTCTTGGGCGTATATGCCGAAAAGACACAATTTAAATATGCATCACCATTTTCAGGACCAAAGCTCACATCCCAACCAACAATAGCCAGACTTGCCCGGTCAACAGCCAGCAGGACAGTAATTTTCCCTCTCCCGTCAATCCACATCTCTTTGCCACCAAAAAGAAGATAATTTTCTGCCAGAGTTCCATCCATATCCAAAATGGACAATTGGTCATGCACAATGTCTTGAGCACTACCTCCTCTTCGACCTGCCTTAACTCCCCGACTTTCAGCTCGCTCAGCCCTAAATTGCTTAAGAAGCCTCCTGCCAATCCTCTTCATGTTATCGTCTCCAGAAAAACTCCTGGGGTCGACTTGATATGTTACTAGGTTTCCATCCTTATCACGATTAAATGCCACACGGCTAACAAGCCAACGCTGAAATATTTTAGGGAAATTATCATTACTATCCCATGCTTCTTTCCTTAAAAAGCTAGTGTATTTTGCAAGCTGTTGCTTGGTTAGGCGCTTTCTCTTGTGCCCTTTATTCCCAAATATTTTCTCGCTGTCAGTTCTCCTGCCAAGCAGCGTATGAGTTCCATCTGCATTTCGTAAATCTCGCCGAGAGACACCTGGAGCACCTTTTCTCCAATGATGGTCTATAAGTGCATTCTCATGCCCTCCATAAAACTTATGCATTTCAAACCACTGTCGCACTGCATCCTCACAAACACCGAATCGAGTTGCGGCATCTCCAACTGCTTTTGCATTAATTTTACAGTTCCAAAAAACAGAATCACCCCAACATCTATCAATATACTCAACAACGCTTCTTCTCCGGTCCAATTCTGGACTACTCCCTGGAGGGATGCTGCATTGAGTCATCTGCTCTGGGATGCCAAACTCCGCCACACGTACAAGCGTTCCATTCGCAAGAGCATTATCTACAAAATTTCGCGCCCATTTCTTTCTATTTCTGACTTTTTTCGAGGGCGGATTCGGTATAAATATTTTACTCACTAGAGCATTGCCCTTGACAGCTTTTACCACCCCCAGCTCAACAACGCAGACACTCAATTCATTATAAGCAAGGACCCTAAATATTAGTTCCTTACCGCGCCCAACAATAAGCGATAGATTACTGTTGCGTATAATTACCGGCTTTTCTGTAGCATCCACAATTAAACCCCAGTCAAATTCAGCAACATAAAAATCTACAATCGTCAGTCACCAACCAAAACCAAGGGCTTATCAGGCAAAATTTCATGCTCATGGTCAAGTGTTAGATAGCCTAAGAAATTCGCAATCGCGAAAATCCGATAGCCTACATCCCTCCCCAATCCTAAA
It contains:
- a CDS encoding vWA domain-containing protein, which encodes MPYQASIQRSTPTAFLFLVDQSGSMGDLMAASDKTKAQFVADVLNRTLMNLITRCSKPEGIRDYFQIGVIGYGGMGACNGFQGSLGGSILHPISSIGANPLRIEERRKKMDDGAGGLIEQTVKFPIWFEPQADGGTPMCAALTQAAEELAAWCDANPDSYPPTVLHVTDGESTDGDPEAVADTLRQFQTNDGNVLLLNLHVSAQAGNPIRFPAAEGGLPDQYSKLLFRMSSQLPQHLVSYAQGKGFSVSHESRGFMFNAEASEIVEFFDIGTRPSQMR
- a CDS encoding helix-turn-helix domain-containing protein, giving the protein MSALTPKTPTWSNLSAQAGVVFHVLSKAIRLFVITGKILPLNSLNPFNRQNLACCGANHTTRFIVRPMHWARLFDSLVRYRSIKALRKNQASAIVAAANLTSEEMEAELGEKLRRLRLNKNIDQQTLAARAGISVRALRNLESGQGSSVNTLLRVLRTLGRESWLQTIAPVPTINPLTLTRAAKPRQRASQKRKLQNKD
- a CDS encoding protein kinase family protein, whose translation is MRYPSLEQYQVALQSPRTAFIDASLASGSIPTNMLSLPEVISGGFALTYRVDVSSNRYAVRCFHKESTALEQRYTAIAKRLRSLASPYFLTFEYQSQGVRVDGAVFPLVKMAWASGETLGEFLEAHHKDRQKLSNLQQALRSLATYLEQQGIAHGDIQTGNLMVSKDGRTIQLIDYDGMFVPEVAALGSSEMGHLNFQHPKRDARHFDSRLDRFSFILLDLALRALQGHPQLWVATQCESDSIIFRANDFIDPPSSGAFTQLFKLSGLERDVKNFAAICQGGYSEVPSLAEFINGQYTPRTVVALGAGSQVRARAAYLSQYPVLDGGDYMLLQRHIGQMVELVGRIIEVSESRTRHGKPYVFINFADWRGQCVKLTIWSTALSKFSSKPTKSWEGRWVSTKGLVDPIYRSKPSARQPYEHISITISAPNQILLLDGEEALYRLGRSNNAKVVSRGDTVNNSELLSQLRGNAPSAVSSSVRPKIQQPLPSPNQQLLAKLKGQQATQSPITHRSAAAGQPQQKPRVQRTPVSTPSRPSAGSIQHRMPMNVRHTQITGKKGRIRKWLYWGIGLFFLYWVLTALHA
- a CDS encoding tellurite resistance TerB family protein, producing the protein MARRRKASNIFVGKRRSTKAGESVALGVVVVIGIVIAAISMIPIWVWYGVAVLLTVVVIKYIYNAVTKSSQGQPTVDTTMASSVTHPKADNLVSVRSNTSTSDNNEHRLPPPPAGLTGIHWIPMGESVDIAGIHIPGGLLYVGTPPRNTSNPAWIDPAKKVAAAGDYQERQLDYWPSYSEATPTARRAYLNWLASGKCDPDADIGFVFLYFYGLEYRAINDAQESAAAKAEIPQIANELRRLLSIYGNRSGSFRSYAGNLYELLSLADLPSPLYRAPIPDLPQSYEVPLYIRLALGSAAVDGAPVPAALARSWVMYSPVIRLRTPATRCSKQFDQLFGLRYAELFGEGMVLPRNKTKLKCMYRPASMALSNKGITATFGDTPDVTVLTKPIKQLTELTESVTQELDAYSRYLGKNPETESALEGLLLLPPVLWPEASKQTLDELKAKIGDGMLVLSFQELLSTLDARTTLTKDKATAMAKALESLSIGIEPDILSGARLPKPEDKLALFAIPPGEETSRATPAYQVAALTLQVASIVAAADGDFSADELNNLLHHIESWTHLTPSHISRLKAHLRLLVITPASLPALKKKLEPLDVATKETLGAFMATVAQTDGKVTPDEVKMLEKIYKALGIDPKKVFSDVHAVAAGSSPTTIAIETIEKSGFTLDPARIAALQSDTAKVSALLANIFNEDVPVGIGHIDTDLDQANTDDAPVLETHSTQSLMGLDELHTAFARLLISRPQWTRDELQDVATDMDLMLDGALERVNEAAYDSHDIPFTEGDDPIEVNAEVLEKIDA
- a CDS encoding protein phosphatase 2C domain-containing protein is translated as MLRVEFHASVPKELEQPELNEDALAIDEAAGRFAVSDGASTAYDSRIWANMLTARFLQSPAVNHEWVTALIREYRASYDFDQLSWIQQSGIEQGAFATLLAAEFQPERVELELLCVGDSLAVLVENGTALKTFPYSHAEQFDVDPTLLSTRSDANEFITASQFYSQHSTTWSLHNNSVVLLMTDALGKWLLEASVKDHSTLQQLLTIGSEEEFKQLVMTLRETKQIKVDDTTLVRLAFGVKV
- a CDS encoding DUF2726 domain-containing protein: MNAIAQELRACLEERNLAGFLDGFEAMLRTEARPLDIRDITQRILPAILLELLQSRRIDAPCLVRLAQLIRSNVLLVVDNEVLVGINQQLPAAWRVVKDVGTPLPTPLMTYSDEPPRRSKRTAPSGLPASADTIPMRRIVLHSEYALGVVNVSDMMSFKKNVCASRQEREFLKAVRQYFPNLQAYPNVPLRNFIEVEGMVCRLSERHRSYVRAAQVDVLLCTQEEDPVVGFELDSAYHDAAEVVERDQLKDELFSLAGIPLFRIRADNASHVRAEDFYDLLIADAESLDKIRPRRLRPRRDHDTLVPASLQASVMMG